CAAGGGCTTTCGCAATGCCCCTGTTGTGAGTTGGGCCTTCCCCCAGTGGTGTGGGAGTCTGCAGTCTTGCTGACATAGAATCCTGCTCTGAACACAATCATTCTGTTGCTTGTTCACCTACTTGTTGGGCCTGGCTCCTGGATCTATGATTTGAGGGACTCTATTCTTCAACTATCTAGCTGGACCTCTGTGGAAATGCTGTACTGTCAGAAACAGTCTTAGGGGCTAGAAGTATATGTAGGCAGAGTTTTTTGTTGGGACCAGGGGACCACGACACCATGATCAGCTCTGTTCCACCAGctccttcccaaataaccactcagggacttattaattataaatgctcagccaatagctcaggcttgttactgtctagctcttgcaacttaaatcaacccatttctattcatctatgtgctgtcCCAATGCTTGTGGCATTTAtctcctgcatgtcctgcttcctttctGTATGGCTGGCAGCTCCTCTgactctctcctccttcttcccagcattctctctgtcccaaaaatcctgcctaactataggcaatcagctttttattaacaatgagaacaatacatatttacagtgtacaaaggttGTTCCACAGCAAATACATAGCTCAGTGGTGTAGAATAGTTggttaagagagagagaagtcctTGGTTCATTCCTCAGCatcagaataaaaggaaaaaggttaGCATCAAATCTTAAATGTGTATGCAATGTAGATTTTACCTCAAAGCAGACTCTGAGTTTAAATCctattatagaaaaaaatgacagaagttTGACAGAGAGACAAATTTACATTGAATGGGGGGACCTTTTAATATAATTCCACCTCTTCCCTTAAGCCCCCCTGCCCTTGGAGACTTTATTACATGTCACTGTTTTAAAAACATgggaaggggctagagagagggctcagtagaTAAGAGTACTtggctttgcaagcatgaggacctgagtttgattccccagcacctatgttaaaagccaggcatgactgcctgtgcctataaccccagcattggagggggtggggcacaAGACAGGCATATCTTAGGAACTTGCTGGCTAGTCAGCCTAGCTGGAAGTGGAGCTTCtgactcagtgagagaccttgtctcaaggccAAAAGCAAGAaaacccctgatgtcctcctctgacctccacacattcacacacctgtaccttcatgtgtatatatgccacacaggcacacgcaaacctttgctttgttttgagactgggtttctctgtattgccctggctgtcctggagcttgctctgtagaccaagctggcttcaaacttagagaattgcctgcctttgcctctcatgtgctaggattaaaggcatgcaccatcatagACCGGTgtaactttgttatttttaatttttgcaaaGCCTCATACTGGAAAGATTGCCTTGAactagggctgaagagatggttcagaggttaagagcagtggtcctgagttcaattcccagcaaccacatggtggctcacaaccatctatgagatcatTGGTgccttctggcatgcaggcatacatgcatgcaggcagaacactactaaataaatcttagaaCAAGATGGCCTTCAACCACGGAGATAATTGGACTTAGACTCATGAGCTTTACTCTAAGACTTAAAGATGGACAGGGTGCCTGCTCCTCTATGAAATGGGTGTGAACCTTTTGGGatatatcagttacttttctgttgtgataaagtccatgaccaaggcaattaatagaaggaagagtttatttgggctttgAATTCCAGAGGGAGAAGAGTCCATTGTGATAGGAAGACTTGACAACAAGGAGCACGGCTGCCAAAGCAAGAGGCTGAGAGTACCTTGTTCCTTGTTGTACCCCTGCATATAAGATGAAGCCTGGCGCACAAGATCTACTCATTGTGTACTGAAGGAACAAGTGAACAGATGAATAAAACTTACCAACCCCACTCTTTGTTGTATATTCCCCATTCTCCTGCGTTTCTGGCTGCTGCTATGCATCTAACAGCTTTTCCATGTCTTCCCTCTTTTTGTTGCAGTGCTGGGAGTAGAAGAACCCTGGGCCTTGTTCACTCTATGCAAGTGCCCACCAGTAAGCACCCAgcacctcttcttttttttttttttaaatatttatttatttattatgtatgcaatgttctgtctatgtgtatgtctcaggccagaagagggcaccagacctcattacagatggttgtgagccaccatgtggttgttgggaattgaactcaggacctctggaagagcaggcaatgctcttaaccgctgagccatttctccagccccccagcaCCTCTTCTTGTATAGGCTAGAAACCCTGCCTTGCCAGTGGGCTTACCCCTACGTTGAACCCTTTCCTTGCTTTCTCCAGGGAATACGACACCGCTTCAGAGGTAGTGTCAATGCTGTGAGGATTCGAGCACCCCAGATTGGAGGTGAGGAGATTGGGGGAACATAAAGACATGATAGCAACTTTGAAGGTAGTTGATCCTCTGTAGAGGTCCAGAAGTCTGACTAGAACTTCCTGGGATGGAGACATTTCCCAACAGTTAATGTGAAAGGACAAGATTGTGTCTTCTgccgtttgtttgtttattttgagactgggtctctctacatagccctgtcTCTACctactgagtgttgggattaatggcttgcaccaccacgcctggggTATTGTGCAATTTAAATCTATGTCTCACCTCTTCCCTGTTAGGGGACCTTAACGCTAGTAGCATACCTTCCTCAAACTTCATCTGATAATGATAGCATGGACCACCCAACAGGTAGTGTTAAAACAAACTCacgtagccgggtggtggtggcacacgcctttaatcccagtactcgggaggcagaggcaggcagatctcggtgagttcgaggccagcctggtctacaagagctagttccttggggctggagaaatggctcagtggttaagagtaccatCTGCTCGTCTAAacggacctgagttcaattcccaccaacaacatggtggcttacaaccatctctaatgagtctggtgtcctcttttggcctgcaggcatgcatgcatatatgcagaatacggtatacacaataaataaaataaatctttttttttttttaaatttcatcttttcATATGAGAAaggatacttcttttttttaaatgtttatttatttattatatatacaatattctgtctgtgtgtctgcctgcaggccagcaccAGATCTGCctgcaccagacctcattacagatggttttgagccaccatgtggttgctgggaattgaactcaggacctttggaagagcagacaatgctcttaacctctgagccatctctccagccccctaaaataaatctttttttttttttttttttttttggtttttcgagacagggtttctctgtagctttggtgcctgtcccggaactagctcttgtagaccaggctggcctcgaactcagagatccccctgcctctgcctcccgagtgctgggattaaaggcgtgcgccaccaccgcccggctctaaaataaatctttaaaaaaaaaaaaaggagctagttccaggacaggctccaaagctacagagaaactctgtttcgaaaatccaaaaaaaaaaaagaactcacgTAGTATTTCCTAAATGCTAGTTACTATGCTAAGCCCATTTTGATAATATTACCTAATTTAAAGTTGCAGAAGTCAACTGACACAGTACTTCAAATAAGtactagagccgggcggtggtggcgcacgcctttaatcccagcacttgggaggcagaggcaggcggatctctgtgagttcgagaccagcctggtctacagagctagttccaggacaggctccaaagctacagagaaaccctgtctcaaaaaaccaaaaaaaaaaaaaaaaaaaaaaaaaaaaaagtactagaaCACAGTAAGCCCGCAATAAACATTTTGATTACAGGTTGAATATTCCTATCCAAAATGCTTGAGACCAAAAGTGTTTCACATTTCAGAAGATTTTGGATTTTATAAAATTTGCATATGTATAGTCAGATATTTTAGAAATGAGACCCAAGTCTAAACACAAAATTCACTTGTGTTTTATATACACCATACTTAAGTATCTTGAatatctttgttttttgaaacaggtctcactctatagcccaggctagcttcaaactcaaggTTATCCTTCTGCCCCAGCCCCACAAGTGttaagattacagatgtgagccatgcccagctctttttaaaaacataattagtTTATTTTGAGATACTGAGAATTGAAACTATGACCTTcagcatgttaggcaagtgctctaccactaattTTGTCTCAGCCTCAAAGTGTTATTTTATACactataaacacatatatagctgggcagtggtggcgcacgcctttaatcccagcacttgggaggcagaggcaggcggatcactatgagttcgaggccagcctggtctacaagagctagtgccaggtcAGGCACCAGacaaaactacggagaaaccttgtctcaaaaaaaaaaaaaattaaatatgcttttggccaggcggtggtggcacactcctttaatcccagcactcaggagacagatgcaggcggatctctatgagttccaggccagcctggtctacaagagctggttccaggacaggctccaaaaccacagagaaaccctgtctcgaaaaacaaaaagagaaaacaaaacaaaaaaccgcacatatgtatgtatttttcttgttttatggtAGGGATGGattgagcatgctaggcaagtactctatcactAAAACAGATTCCCAAcactatatatttctttttaaattaagagatGGAGTCTCAAGACTGAGAATGTAGTTCAGTTTGTAGAGTACTTACCTAACAGTACAAaatcctgggttcagtccccagcactgcataaaaacTGGGGATATTGGTGTCCACTTGTAATCTTGCATTTGAGAGATGAAGACAGATGGATCAGAACTTCAagattatccttggctacatagaaagatttgaggccagtcttgactacatgatatcctgtctcaaaaaagagggagagatgcGGGGAGTCTGAGGGCTGAGGAAGTACTTGGCTGGCTTGAAACCCTGACTTCCATtccccactaccaccaccaaatcaaaaacaacaagtAGAGGGAGCTTTCTATGTtttccaggctggtctctaactcttAGGCTCGGTGATCTCCTCAGCCTTCCATGTAGCTGGAACTGCAGTTGTACACCtccagagttttttgtttgttttggttttttgagacagagtttctctgtgtagctctggctgtcctggaactcgctctgtagaccaggctggtctcgaactcaaagagatccgcctgcctctctctgcctctgagtgctgggattaaaggtgtgcaccaccccggCCAGCATTCTCCTGCATTTTTCCTGTTTCATGTTACATGACGTCAGCCTAGAATTTTCTGTCACTGGTATCATGATCATGCTCAAAAAGTTGTAGGTTTTGAAACATTTTGGATTTCTAGATTATGCATGTTTAATATATATCTTGTGTTCTGGCTTTTCtgtcctgttttccttctctctgaaaTCAAAACCAGAATTCCAACTCCATGTGATAGTTAAAGAAAGGGTGGAAGTTGCTTCATTGAAAGCTGTATGAAAGGTTAATCTGCTTGTATCCATTTACCAACTAAAAGTGAAAGGATTTTGATGATTACTACAAACCTGATTAAATGGGGAACTCTTCACAGTGGGAAAGATGGAGTGTTGCATAAGGGCCTCCACCTGTCTCTATGTCTGGACTTTCTTCCCTCTTGTATTTGATGTTGACATTTAACCCATGACTTTCTACAGGCTATGTGACTCTCccaacttgcttttctttttgagacaggccctcATTCTATGGGTTTCTAACTCTTTGCAGTCTCCTGCCTGAGccccccaggtgctgggattatgccAGCCATGGgtgttgtgtatgtgcatgtgtgtgcttgtgtgtttcgCTGGGGATCTCCCTAACCAAAcactctactgctgagccacATCTTACAGTCTCAGAAGCCCCTTTCTCGGTCAGTCTTCAGACCTTGGAAGTTGCCAGATGTTGAGATATACAGATCCTCAGAGTTTCTGGTACTCACTGATTAGGCCTCTATCCCCCTACAGGTAGCTTTGCAGTGTGGGGAGGCCTGTTTTCCACCATTGACTGTGGCCTTGTACGGCTGCGGGGCAAAGAAGACCCCTGGAACTCCATCACCAGTGGAGCGTTGACTGGAGCAGTGCTGGCTGCACGCAGTGAGTGCCTCCAGCCCCCGCCCCCAGTCCTTTCCCTGTTCTGCCTGCCCTTCctcagctctgtttctttttctgcctcccaggtggtCCGCTGGCTATGGTGGGCTCTGCCATGATGGGGGGCATCCTGTTGGCCCTCATCGAGGGTGTTGGTATCCTTCTCACTCGCTATACCGCCCAGCAGTTCCGCAATGGTGAGGACCTGGTGGGCAATGGTCAGGGAGAGTCAGGAAGCATTGTCAGCCTTCTCCATTCTtcctcacctcattacctcattcTCCCTTCTCTAGCACCCCCATTCTTGGAGGACCCCAACCAGCTAACCCCTAAAGAAGGAGCTCCGGCCCCAGGTTATCCCAACTACCAGCAGTACCACTGAGGAAGCCGCCGCCTGCCCCTGCCACCGTGGGAGCTACTCCTCAGTTCCTTCCCGGACGATCTACCTCCAAGGGAGGACTGGCTCCTATATATCCCTGAGACCCTCCAGAGAGGGCCTCTACTCTACTTTCTTGTTCTGTGGTAGGGGTGGGGGCACCCCAGCAGTCTTGTCCCATGGGTCCCCTTTTTATGTCTCTCAGGGCATCCCAGCCTCACACATGTAACAGTCTCTCATCCCAGATCCTCCATGTGGCACCCTGATGAATGTTTAAAGCCAGTTTTGAAATGTCTGTGTATGCACTCCTTAGTCATCCAGAAGACCCTCTCCTCAGGAGAAGGGTTTTAAAAGTTTAGGACTTGTTATTCCACAGTGAATGGATTCTAGTAAGGAGTTTTTGCAGGGTAGTAGGGGAAAGAAGCAAGATCTCACTATGTTATCCAAACTGAACTTGAACTTGCATGCTGCTAGCACAGCCAGCCTCTAGTAAAGAGTTACAGAATGAATCAGCAAGGGAGGTAAGATACACAGTGATATGAACCATGAATAAGCATGGTTAGGGGCCAAGGGATACAACGAGCAAACAGGAGTAAGCTTGGGAAAGAAGCTCAGGAACTCCAGGATTGCTGGGTATGATGTATGCCAtgctagccccccccccccagcataaGCTCCCCTTGTGTAGACTGGACACTACCCTTAAGAAAAGCCTGTTCTAAGccaggatgtggtggtgcatgtcttcaatcccaacacttgggagacagaggcaggcagatctctgtgagttcagtaccagcctggtctacacagagctagttccaggatggccaggtctacacaaagaaactctgtctgggaGGGGGGAGCATTGACTGAATACCAgtcattctattttttaaaattctattttaaaacaaaaacaaaaaatgaagccgggcggtggtggcgcactcctttaatcccagcactcaggaggcagaggcaggcggatctctgtgagttcaaggccagcctggtctccaagagctagttccgggacaggcaccaaagctacagagaaaccctgcctcgaaaaaccaaaaaaaaaaaaaaaaaaaaaaaaaacgatccagccaggcagtagtggcgcacacctttaattccagcacttgggaggcacaggcaggcagatcttcgagttcaaggctaatctgttctacaaagcaagtttctgCACAGCcggggctatacagaaaaacctgtctctaaaaacaaaacaaaactccatatGGCCTCATACCAGCTCTGGGATGTGTGGGGTAGAGGTCCAGGCATCAGGGGAACTGCTTTCCCAATAAAGGTGCCCTAGGGGTGTTAGTCTCCTGTCACTTGTTTGCTTGGTGGTATCTACAGTTTTTacatttgctgttttttgttactgtttttaattacattttaaatttttttatttaaatttttctacatAATATATTTTGGTAGTAtttttccccttcaacccttccagATCTTCCCCATTTCACTATCTATTTAACGTTatgtccttttgttttttcaaacaatgtctcactgtgtagacctgactGTTCAAActgttctatagaccagactgacctagaactcagagagatctgcctgtctcctgcctccagagttctgggttAAATGCGTGAGCTTCTACACCtggcttgttgtttgtttttcctccaaCTTGCTATGTAATAGTAGCTTGCCTGTcaattgatcctcctgcctcagtttcctaagGGCTGTGATCACAGATGTATGCCCCCAttgtaatggattaataaaaatgctgcaggatccctggtggcagcaggcagcagaagcgCCACAGGTCCCCAAGCAGCAGCAGGTAGCGGGCCATGTGGTTGCAGGCAGTGAGCagggggtcccaagagcagccagtcctaggcagggactgtgcatgagaccatgccacaggtctccgAAGGTGGCTGGCCCCGGGCGGCGAGCCATGTGGTGGCAGTGGCtgtgggcaagagacagatgaataggcataccatgcagagtggagttggatatttatttagtggttatggaagggaagagagaaggggagaagagcagagagggagggagagaggagagaagggaaagaccaaagctgcctctctgagagagagacagaaaagagagaaagactaaggctgcaagcaggaaggaagacctgcctgcctcagtggatgggggagggagtgggcgtggcttgtatcttaaagagacagagcaatCATTACACCCATAccagttctattttgtttttagacaggtaCTCATTAGTATAGCCTAGACTCACCTTGAACTCCTAAGctgtctacctcccaagtgctggaattatcgttttttttttgttgttgttgttttgttttgttttgttttttgtttttcgagacagggtttctctgaagctttggagcctgtcctggaactaactcttatagaccagcctggcctcaaactcacagagatccacctgcctcttcctccctagtgctgaaattaaagatctgccaccactgcccagtttatcaattcttttttaaagactgatTTCTTGGTGTGGGGGCAGGTACACCTGCCATGGTACATATGTACAGGTCAGAGGAAAGCTTTTCAGGATCAAATTTGGGTAGTAAGACTATGGCAACctagttgcttattttttttttaagagtgacCATAACATATCCAGAAATGAGTCTCatttggggagaggagaggtatgAGAAAGATTATCCTGGGTGGACATTTCCCAAGTTCTGTTATTCTGTTCAAACCTCTAATGGGATAAACATTGTCTCTACTGGGCTCATGGATGATATATAAATACTACAAGTCGCTGCAAGGAGATAGGAACTTCCATATACAATTGGTACATCTGGAGACAAACAAAGGTGCAGTCCCTAGGGCCTCTGAAAGTCCCAACAAGAGCTTTGTGGCCCTCAGTAATGGCAACTGCAACACCTCTTCCTTGAACAACTCAGCGCCTAGCAATGCATGACCAGTCTATCGACTGTCctaggaaggaaaagatgggttGAGGTTTGTAGATATGCACCACACCCAATTAGAACCCAGCTGTGCAGCCATTCGTGAGCTTGGAACTGCAGCTGCAGTGCTCTGATGGACAAGATTCCATCATAACTAGAGTATCAGGGTTTCTGTCGGGCACCACCACCGTCCCTGCATCCCTGCACACACAGGCCCTGGCCCTCTAGCCTTTGGGGAACAAGCTCCCCTATGTGGATCTAAGCTTGCCACCTGCTGGAGTTTTACTTGCTGAATTCCATGTGCTGAATTCCCATGAGGGGTGGGGTCTTCCCATCTTTTGGTGCTCCCTATGATTGCTATAGACCCTCCCTGAGTATCTGCCTGGGCCGTGCTACACTGGGCGCCTTACTTATTGCCTGACTTTTGACGCTTAGATGTAGCAGTCCTCTGCGGCATATCCATGCTCCAGGAGGTGCAGTTTCTCAAACCCTAAGATCCAGTTTCCAGTTTCTACCACTAGGGTGCAGCTCGACCTTTGCAACTTGGAAGTGGTTCTTTCAGCTTGCTCTCCTGGATGCATAACTTCACTGCACTCGATCACATTGGACTCTGTCTTCCTGACCCAGCAAGGACATTAGGTGGTTTCTGTACAAAAGAGCAGGCCCACATTCCTAAGCTTGGTGGGAGGGGTTACTCTACAAACGGGATTTTGTGCTGCTAAAATCTTAAATtcgaaatgcaaaaaaaaaaaaaaagatggatgaaaagagaaatgggagagagacTAAAACAAGCCTCAGGTAAGAACTGAAGCAGCAGCCTAGGACCTAGGGTGATGGGGGCTCTGCA
The sequence above is a segment of the Chionomys nivalis chromosome X, mChiNiv1.1, whole genome shotgun sequence genome. Coding sequences within it:
- the Timm17b gene encoding mitochondrial import inner membrane translocase subunit Tim17-B, producing the protein MEEYAREPCPWRIVDDCGGAFTMGVIGGGVFQAIKGFRNAPVGIRHRFRGSVNAVRIRAPQIGGSFAVWGGLFSTIDCGLVRLRGKEDPWNSITSGALTGAVLAARSGPLAMVGSAMMGGILLALIEGVGILLTRYTAQQFRNAPPFLEDPNQLTPKEGAPAPGYPNYQQYH